One Myotis daubentonii chromosome 3, mMyoDau2.1, whole genome shotgun sequence genomic window carries:
- the MYLK4 gene encoding myosin light chain kinase family member 4 isoform X3, whose translation MAPVKGKRTLAPTDDGPAPPAPFHHRIVTAKQMAVNSLYTVNRTEILGGGRFGQVHKCEEKATGLKLAAKIIKTRGLKDKDEVKNEITVMNQLDHVNLIQLYDAFESKNDIVLVMEYVDGGELFDRIIDNNYNLTELDTILFIKQICEGIRHMHQMYILHLDLKPENILCVNRDTKQIKIIDFGLARRYKPREKLKVNFGTPEFLAPEVVNYDFVSFPTDMWSVGVIAYMLLSGLSPFLGDNDAETLNNILACRWDLEEEEFQNISEEAKEFISKLLIKEKSWRISASEALKHPWLSDHKLHLRLKTQEKNCCSEAQDLVTQ comes from the exons ATGGCACCTGTCAAAGGCAAGAGGACATTGGCCCCCACAG ATGACGGCCCGGCTCCTCCCGCACCCTTTCATCACCGGATTGTAACAGCTAAACAGATGGCAGTCAACAGTCTCTATACTGTGAACAGAACAGAAATTTTAGGAGG GGGGCGCTTTGGCCAGGTTCACAAGTGTGAAGAGAAAGCAACAGGTCTGAAGCTGGCCGCCAAGATCATTAAGACCAGAGGCCTGAAGGATAAG GATGAAGTGAAGAATGAGATCACCGTCATGAACCAGCTGGATCACGTGAACCTCATTCAGCTCTATGATGCCTTCGAGTCTAAGAATGACATCGTCCTGGTCATGGAGTA TGTGGACGGAGGCGAACTATTTGATCGGATCATTGACAACAACTACAATCTGACTGAGTTGGACACCATCCTGTTCATCAAGCAGATATGTGAGGGAATACGACACATGCATCAGATGTACATTCTCCATCTGGACCTGAAG CCTGAGAATATCCTGTGTGTGAATCGGGatactaaacaaataaaaattattgattttggaTTGGCCAGAAG ATATAAACCCAGAGAGAAGCTGAAGGTGAACTTTGGAACCCCAGAGTTTCTTGCCCCTGAAGTCGTGAActatgattttgtttcctttcccaCTGACATGTGGAGCGTGGGGGTCATCGCCTATATGCT ACTTAGTGGTTTGTCCCCTTTCCTGGGTGATAATGATGCTGAGACCCTGAACAACATCCTGGCCTGCAGGTGGGACTTAGAGGAGGAAGAATTTCAAAACATCTCAGAAGAGGCCAAGGAGTTCATCTCCAAGCTTCTCATTAAGGAGAAAAG TTGGCGAATAAGTGCAAGTGAGGCTCTCAAGCATCCTTGGTTGTCAGACCACAAGCTCCACTTGAGACTCAAAACACAG GAGAAGAATTGCTGCTCTGAGGCTCAGGACCTTGTGACTCAATAG